In a genomic window of Streptomyces sp. BHT-5-2:
- a CDS encoding MAB_1171c family putative transporter, which yields MFDVVYLCFGAAAWALVAYKAVAWFRDRSNTDLGLACVMTGGVATVFLFSAPSLYRGFDRLVGVANLAMVFLYSSVVVFAAGALVLLLRWTAGEGDAARTRARARARAAVGAVALLWAVAVTGFAVGRPDAVEHPRDFSTAYTDAPGVMVFLVLYLAIFGASLAGLGTLCPRYAARLGGSWLARGLRVLAAGCWLGLVYCACKVVGFVLSWTGHPALWLSNGVAPLSASVAAILVLAGFSLPAAGPRVAAWRRLRRLTPLWRTVTAQTPEVTMDGSRWSGRWPFADLEWRANRQMAEIRDVQRGIRHHVESDAVDIVLERARAVSLDDRQLAAVAEAAALRRGLENRAVGHVPAHGADSVVVADGREAAELSAEYEHLAMVADVYRSPLIETVLTELRQRSATLRS from the coding sequence GTGTTTGACGTCGTCTACCTCTGCTTCGGGGCCGCCGCCTGGGCACTCGTGGCCTACAAGGCCGTCGCCTGGTTCCGGGACCGCTCCAACACCGACCTGGGCCTCGCCTGTGTGATGACCGGCGGCGTGGCCACCGTCTTCCTCTTCTCCGCGCCCAGCCTCTACCGCGGGTTCGACCGGCTGGTCGGCGTCGCCAACCTCGCCATGGTCTTCCTGTACTCCTCCGTCGTGGTGTTCGCCGCCGGGGCGCTGGTGCTGCTGCTCCGCTGGACGGCCGGCGAGGGCGACGCGGCCCGGACGCGGGCCCGCGCCCGGGCCCGGGCGGCGGTCGGCGCGGTCGCGCTCCTGTGGGCGGTGGCCGTCACCGGCTTCGCCGTGGGCCGCCCGGACGCCGTGGAACACCCCCGCGACTTCTCCACCGCCTACACCGACGCCCCCGGCGTGATGGTCTTCCTGGTGCTGTATCTGGCCATCTTCGGGGCGAGCCTGGCCGGCCTGGGCACGCTCTGCCCGCGCTACGCCGCCCGGCTCGGCGGCTCCTGGCTGGCCCGCGGACTGCGGGTGCTGGCCGCCGGCTGCTGGCTCGGCCTGGTCTACTGCGCCTGCAAGGTCGTCGGATTCGTCCTGTCGTGGACCGGGCACCCGGCGCTCTGGCTCTCCAACGGCGTCGCCCCGCTCAGCGCCTCGGTCGCCGCGATCCTCGTCCTCGCCGGCTTCAGCCTGCCCGCGGCCGGCCCCCGCGTCGCCGCCTGGCGCCGGCTGCGCCGCCTGACACCGCTGTGGCGGACCGTCACCGCGCAGACCCCCGAGGTCACCATGGACGGCTCCCGGTGGTCCGGCCGCTGGCCCTTCGCCGACCTGGAATGGCGCGCCAACCGCCAGATGGCCGAGATCCGCGACGTCCAGCGCGGCATCCGCCACCACGTCGAGTCCGACGCCGTCGACATCGTCCTGGAGCGCGCCCGCGCGGTCTCCCTGGACGACCGGCAACTGGCCGCGGTCGCCGAGGCGGCCGCCCTCCGACGCGGCCTGGAGAACCGCGCGGTCGGCCATGTCCCCGCCCACGGCGCCGACAGCGTGGTGGTCGCCGACGGTCGGGAGGCCGCCGAACTCTCCGCCGAATACGAGCACTTGGCCATGGTCGCGGACGTCTACCGTTCGCCGCTGATCGAGACCGTGCTCACCGAGTTGCGGCAGCGCAGCGCCACCTTGCGCAGCTGA
- a CDS encoding transketolase, with translation MTTTATDPTVAAPLHGARGFGELPRLMGLMTGDEKHGPAATSTLDALWVLYDRVLRVSPGTTADPDRDRFLLSKGHGPMAYYAVLAAKGFFPADWLPGFGSYESPLGHHPDRTLVPGVEIGSGSLGHGLPLAVGTALGLRAQGRTGPAVWVLIGDAELDEGSNHEALAFAGPAGLDRLHTLVVDNSSATHGWRGGIASRFEAAGWSAATVDGRDHAALYEAFRAPHPGRPHAVVARVEPKNPIAPGSPGRPGNVG, from the coding sequence ATGACGACGACAGCGACGGACCCCACCGTGGCCGCCCCTCTGCACGGCGCCCGCGGATTCGGTGAACTGCCCCGGCTGATGGGGCTGATGACCGGCGACGAGAAGCACGGCCCGGCGGCCACCTCCACCCTCGACGCCCTCTGGGTGCTCTACGACCGGGTGCTGCGGGTCTCCCCCGGCACGACCGCCGACCCCGACCGGGACCGCTTCCTGCTTTCCAAGGGCCACGGCCCGATGGCGTACTACGCCGTGCTGGCCGCCAAGGGCTTCTTCCCCGCCGACTGGCTGCCGGGCTTCGGCTCGTACGAGTCACCGCTCGGCCACCACCCCGACCGGACGCTGGTGCCCGGTGTCGAGATCGGCAGCGGATCGCTCGGGCACGGGCTGCCGCTGGCCGTCGGCACCGCACTGGGGCTGCGCGCCCAGGGCCGCACCGGACCGGCGGTGTGGGTGCTGATCGGCGACGCCGAACTGGACGAGGGCAGCAACCACGAGGCGCTCGCCTTCGCCGGCCCGGCCGGACTGGACCGGCTGCACACCCTCGTCGTCGACAACTCCTCGGCCACCCACGGCTGGCGCGGCGGGATCGCCTCCCGTTTCGAGGCCGCGGGCTGGTCCGCCGCCACCGTGGACGGCCGCGACCACGCGGCACTGTACGAGGCGTTCCGCGCCCCCCACCCGGGCCGGCCGCACGCGGTGGTCGCCCGCGTCGAGCCGAAGAACCCCATCGCCCCCGGGAGCCCCGGGAGGCCGGGCAACGTCGGCTGA
- a CDS encoding transketolase family protein: MDTMRERFAAVGSRLLDEDPRLAVVLADIGLDGFAEAARRHPERVVNVGIREQLLVGVGGGLALTGLRPVLHTFASFLVERPFEQLKLDFGHQGTGGVLVSAGASYDWPSGGFTHMAPGDVALLDTLDDWTVHVPGHPDEAEVLLRKAAAAGDDKVYVRLSVQVNEAPRPVDGAGFHTAREGRRGVVVAVGPMLDNVLAATEGLDVTVLYATTVRPFDGRALRAAAGAAGSSDVVLVEPYLAGTSAREAGDALADRPHRVLGLGVGRRELRRYGQLDEHLAAHGLDPRGLRGRIAGFLGG, encoded by the coding sequence ATGGACACCATGCGTGAGCGTTTCGCCGCGGTCGGCTCCCGGTTGCTGGACGAGGACCCCCGGCTGGCCGTGGTGCTCGCCGACATCGGCCTCGACGGCTTCGCGGAAGCGGCCCGGCGGCACCCCGAGCGGGTGGTGAACGTCGGCATCCGCGAGCAGCTGCTGGTCGGGGTCGGCGGCGGGCTGGCGCTGACCGGGCTGCGGCCGGTGCTGCACACCTTCGCCAGTTTCCTGGTGGAGCGCCCCTTCGAGCAGCTCAAGCTGGACTTCGGCCACCAGGGCACCGGCGGGGTGCTGGTGAGCGCCGGCGCCTCCTATGACTGGCCGAGCGGCGGCTTCACCCATATGGCGCCGGGCGATGTGGCGCTGCTGGACACCCTCGACGACTGGACCGTGCATGTGCCCGGTCACCCGGACGAGGCCGAGGTGCTGCTGCGGAAGGCCGCGGCGGCCGGCGACGACAAGGTGTACGTGCGGCTGTCCGTGCAGGTCAACGAGGCGCCGCGGCCGGTGGACGGGGCGGGGTTCCACACCGCGCGAGAGGGCCGCCGCGGGGTGGTGGTCGCGGTCGGGCCGATGCTGGACAACGTGCTCGCCGCAACCGAGGGGCTGGACGTGACGGTGCTCTACGCGACCACCGTGCGGCCCTTCGACGGCCGGGCGCTGCGGGCCGCCGCCGGGGCCGCCGGCTCCTCGGACGTGGTGCTGGTCGAGCCGTATCTGGCCGGGACCTCGGCCCGCGAGGCCGGCGACGCCCTGGCGGACCGGCCGCACCGGGTGCTGGGGCTCGGGGTCGGCCGCCGGGAGCTGCGCCGCTACGGGCAGCTCGACGAGCATCTGGCCGCCCATGGGCTCGACCCGCGGGGCCTGCGGGGGCGGATCGCCGGCTTCCTCGGCGGGTAG
- a CDS encoding alpha/beta fold hydrolase has product MQQDVHEARDGARIATYTWLPEAGTPRALVQIAHGAAEHARRYDRFARFLTGHGYAVVASDHRGHGATAASTGGRGVTGEDAWRAVVGDLKALGDRTAAAHPGLPLVLLGHSMGAMLARDYAQEYGADLAGLILTGTFRTLPSLDIDAATAELEAEIAAHGRAHPSPFLPRTFGSFNDAFAHRTGYEWLSRDTAEVDRYAADEDCGFPFCAGLVLDWVRAIRKINDPAHLARIPRGLPIHVAVGDQDPCHQRMTLVHELLEDFRYLGIRDLTWRAYPEARHEILNETNRDEVRHDLLAWLDKHI; this is encoded by the coding sequence ATGCAGCAGGACGTCCACGAGGCCCGCGACGGCGCCCGCATCGCCACCTACACCTGGCTCCCGGAGGCCGGTACCCCGCGCGCCCTGGTCCAGATCGCCCACGGCGCCGCCGAACACGCCCGTCGCTACGACCGCTTCGCGCGCTTCCTGACCGGCCACGGCTATGCCGTCGTCGCCTCCGACCACCGTGGCCACGGCGCCACCGCCGCCTCCACCGGCGGCCGCGGGGTGACCGGCGAGGACGCCTGGCGGGCCGTCGTCGGCGACCTCAAGGCCCTCGGCGACCGCACCGCCGCCGCCCACCCCGGCCTCCCCCTCGTCCTCCTCGGCCACAGCATGGGCGCGATGCTGGCCCGCGACTACGCCCAGGAGTACGGCGCCGACCTCGCCGGCCTGATCCTCACCGGCACCTTCCGCACCCTGCCGAGCCTCGACATCGACGCCGCCACCGCCGAACTGGAGGCGGAGATCGCCGCACACGGCCGGGCCCACCCCTCCCCGTTCCTCCCGCGCACCTTCGGCTCCTTCAACGACGCCTTCGCGCACCGCACCGGCTACGAGTGGCTCTCCCGCGACACCGCCGAGGTCGACCGCTACGCCGCCGACGAGGACTGCGGCTTCCCGTTCTGCGCCGGTCTCGTCCTCGACTGGGTACGCGCCATCCGCAAGATCAACGACCCAGCCCACCTCGCCCGCATCCCCCGTGGCCTGCCGATCCATGTCGCGGTCGGCGACCAGGACCCCTGCCACCAGCGGATGACCCTGGTCCACGAACTCCTGGAGGACTTCCGCTACCTCGGCATCCGCGACCTGACCTGGCGCGCCTACCCGGAGGCCCGCCACGAGATCCTCAACGAGACCAACCGCGACGAGGTCCGGCACGACCTGCTGGCCTGGCTCGACAAGCACATCTGA
- a CDS encoding helix-turn-helix domain-containing protein codes for MTVGGDSRAKGEGSVLAERLNHLFAHMHPPGAPYTNAHVADEISQGTAEYGGVKVTEQYLSMLRNGRRTNPGPELLRALAKFFAVPVGYLLGDLSQPQAARVEEEVKFLAAMRDQRVRAIALRSVGLPPEVQDSLTTIISQFRRQMNLPDGPPEQGGDRRGARPDTDR; via the coding sequence ATGACAGTGGGGGGCGACAGCCGGGCCAAGGGGGAGGGCAGCGTGCTCGCGGAACGGCTCAACCACCTCTTCGCGCACATGCACCCACCGGGCGCCCCGTACACCAACGCCCATGTGGCCGACGAGATCAGCCAGGGGACGGCGGAGTACGGCGGGGTCAAGGTGACCGAGCAGTACCTCTCGATGCTGCGCAACGGACGGCGGACGAACCCCGGCCCCGAACTCCTGCGCGCGCTGGCGAAGTTCTTCGCGGTCCCCGTCGGGTATCTGCTGGGGGACCTCTCGCAGCCGCAGGCCGCGCGGGTGGAGGAGGAGGTCAAGTTCCTCGCCGCCATGCGGGATCAGCGGGTGCGTGCCATCGCACTGCGCTCGGTCGGGCTGCCCCCGGAGGTCCAGGACAGCCTGACGACGATCATCTCCCAGTTCCGCCGGCAGATGAACCTGCCGGACGGCCCGCCGGAGCAGGGTGGTGATCGGCGTGGCGCACGGCCCGATACGGACCGCTGA